The following are encoded together in the Phaseolus vulgaris cultivar G19833 chromosome 9, P. vulgaris v2.0, whole genome shotgun sequence genome:
- the LOC137822132 gene encoding uncharacterized protein has protein sequence MEEWQDNASRCVQCEKRKRSTATTASNTSTSSNTSTASNTSTANTVNNTTTASNASTASNGSTVSTASTASTASNANNASTASTAINASTADTLNNTTTASNASNGSTASNVSTASNAGTAGTASNAGTASNAGTASNADTASNAGTASNAGTASNADTASNASTSSNTRTTSNTSTASNASTTSNASNGSTAISVLPFSSTYILFCFLILFGSIEYWFISVRTVSNASTASNTSTASNASTASNTSIASNASTASNASTASNASNAVVPVMHNTSTASNTGTASNTSTVSNTGTASNTSNASTASNTCTVPER, from the exons ATGGAAGAATGGCAAGACAACGCTTCCCGCTGCGTTCAGTGCGAAAAGCGAAAACGAAG tactgctactactgctagtaatactagtacttctagtaatactagtacagctagtaatactagtactgctaataCTGTTAATAATACTACTACTGCTAGTaatgctagtactgctagtaatggtAGTACTGTCAGTACTGCCAGTACTGCCAGTACTGCCAGTAATGCCAATAATGCCAGTACTGCCAGTACTGCCATTAATGCCAGTACTGCTGATACTCTTAATAATACTACTACTGCTAGTAATGCTAGTAATGGTAGTACTGCCAGTAATGTCAGTACTGCAAGTAATGCCGGTACTGCCGGTACTGCCAGTAATGCCGGTACTGCCAGTAATGCCGGTACTGCGAGTAATGCCGATACTGCCAGTAATGCCGGTACTGCAAGTAATGCCGGTACTGCCAGTAATGCCGATACTGCCAGTAATGCCAGTACTTCTAGTAATACTCgtactactagtaatactagtactgctagtaatgctagtactactagtaatgctagtaatggtagtactgcta tttcggttcttccattttctagcacctatattctgttttgtttcttaattctgttcggttcaattgaatATTGGTTTATTTCTGTTcg tactgttagtaatgctagtactgctagtaatacaagtactgctagtaatgctagtactgctagtaataccaGTATTGCGAGTAATGCTAGTACTGCCAGTAATGCCAGTACTGCCAGTAATGCCAGTAATGCAGTAGTGCCAGTAATGCA taatactagtactgctagtaatactggtactgctagtaatactagtactgtgaGTAATACTGGTACTGcgagtaatactagtaatgctAGTACTGCCAGTAATACCTGTACCGTTCCGGAGCGTTGA